A single window of Solanum dulcamara chromosome 5, daSolDulc1.2, whole genome shotgun sequence DNA harbors:
- the LOC129889820 gene encoding protein MICROTUBULE BINDING PROTEIN 2C-like, whose amino-acid sequence MQFVQQLTKNGSRALAEDYDVIPYLCDKNIETDLPNEIGMQEVELAREAYIAAIAAAKENQDEASFSEAAKTRLYLQSLVLRT is encoded by the exons ATGCAGTTTGTTCAACAATTGACAAAGAATGGTTCTAGGGCTTTAGCTGAAGATTATGATGTTATCCCTTACTTATGCGACAAGAACATTGAAACG GATCTGCCAAATGAAATAGGAATGCAGGAAGTAGAGTTGGCAAGAGAAGCTTATATTGCAGCAATTGCTGCTGCTAAAGAAAATCAAGATGAAGCATCTTTTTCCGAAGCTGCCAAAACAAGATTATATCTGCAGTCACTTGTTCTAAGAACATAA
- the LOC129889822 gene encoding uncharacterized protein LOC129889822, producing MAYLCSENFIFFIISIFSSICFSSSTPFILLHGLGQSCNDAGSTFYTSQLSLLSRSNGYCLEIGNGAYNSYNMPLENQVQIACEKVKEMKELQQGYNLVGLSQGNMVARGLTEFCDGAPLVKNFISIGGPNAGVASAPICAGGPWCAGAGGVSGIGIYSDYVQTHYAPSGYTKLPNDIAGYLRGCRFLPKLNNEIPNATNPIYKQRFTSLQNLVLIMFENDDVITPRESSWFGFYQDGTYSQILPPQQTNLYLEDTFGLQTLDKAGKVKFIKLPGYHLGMDIQEMQQYVVPYLIDGAQKNKADAQVVH from the exons ATGGCTTATTTATGTTCAgaaaatttcattttctttatcatttcaatcttcagttccatatgttttTCCTCTTCTACTCCTTTCATACTATTGCATG GACTAGGACAGTCTTGCAACGATGCAGGAAGTACATTTTACACGTCACAACTCAGTCTCTTGTCGAGATCTAATGGTTACTGTTT AGAAATTGGAAATGGAGCGTATAATTCCTACAATATGCCTCTAGAAAATCAG GTTCAAATTGCTTGTGAAAAG GTGAAGGAAATGAAGGAACTTCAACAAGGTTACAACTTAGTTGGTCTCTCACag GGGAATATGGTAGCCAGAGGGCTTACTGAGTTCTGTGATGGAGCACCTCTA GTCAAGAATTTTATCTCAATTGGTGGACCTAATGCTGGCGTTGCTTCTGCTCCTATCTGTGCT GGTGGGCCTTGGTGTGCTGGAGCTGGTGGTGTCTCTGGAATTGGAATATATTCTGACTATGTTCAA ACTCATTATGCTCCTAGTGGCTATACCAAGCTTCCAAAT gATATTGCTGGATATTTAAGAGGTTGTAGATTTTTGCCAAAGCTTAATAATGAAATTCCTAATGCAACTAATCCAATTTATAAGCAACGTTTCACTAGCTTGCAGAACCTTGTCCTTATCATG TTTGAAAATGATGATGTTATAACTCCAAGAGAAAGTTCTTGGTTTGGCTTTTATCAAGATGGAACCTACTCTCAAATTTTGCCACCACAACAG ACTAATCTTTATCTAGAGGATACGTTTGGATTACAAACATTGGATAAAGCTGGAAAAGTGAAGTTCATAAAGTTACCAGGATATCACCTTGGAATGGATATTCAAGAAATGCAACAATATGTTGTCCCATATTTGATTGATGGAGCACAAAAGAATAAAGCTGATGCTCAAGTGGTccattga
- the LOC129889821 gene encoding pentatricopeptide repeat-containing protein At5g47360 yields MFLPSISRLFADTKPVNKAIFSLKLVHLFSTSSSSAGEFLSHLLKNKNGSGMERTLSAVRAKLDARCVDEVLEKCAVDDPQMGLRFFIWAGLQSSYRHSSYMYSRAYKLLGVDHKPQIIRDVIEAYRLQKYVTSAKMFKVVLNLCREGKDAILGLWVLRKMKESNCSPDTTMYNVVIRLLCEKGDMDEAMGLMREMDLIDLYPDMITYVVMIKGLSDVGRLEEACGLIKAMKGHGCIPNTVTYSTLLDGICRFGNLERALELLREMEKDGGQCKPNVVTYTTVAQNFVEKCQSIEALSILDQMRDYGCKPNRVLICTLIQGLCKEGHMEEAHKVINRVADSVIPYDSCYSFLVLSLFRIGKVKEAEMFFRRMLTGGLKPDGMTSSTIIRWLCQQNRILDGYQLIDVIEQSARVSSIDSDIYSILMAGLCKANHLAEAAKLASVMVGKGIQLKGPCVKNVIECLRLCGKEDLASSIGNIKS; encoded by the coding sequence ATGTTTCTTCCATCAATTTCTCGCCTATTCGCCGATACTAAACCAGTCAATAAGGCAATTTTTTCACTCAAATTGGTACATTTATTCAGCACTTCTTCATCATCAGCTGGAGAATTCTTGAGTCATTTGCTGAAAAATAAAAACGGGTCGGGTATGGAGAGGACATTGAGCGCAGTCAGGGCTAAACTAGATGCTCGATGCGTTGATGAAGTATTAGAGAAATGTGCTGTTGATGATCCCCAAATGGGTCTGAGATTCTTCATTTGGGCTGGTCTTCAATCCAGCTATAGACACAGTAGTTACATGTACAGTAGAGCTTATAAACTGCTTGGAGTGGATCATAAACCGCAAATTATTCGAGATGTAATTGAAGCTTATAGGCTGCAGAAATATGTCACAAGTGCCAAGATGTTTAAAGTTGTATTGAATTTGTGTAGAGAGGGAAAAGATGCAATCTTGGGCTTGTGGGTGTTGAGgaaaatgaaagaatccaaTTGTAGCCCGGATACAACTATGTATAATGTAGTTATTCGATTATTATGTGAGAAGGGAGATATGGATGAGGCAATGGGTTTGATGAGAGAGATGGACCTGATTGATCTTTATCCTGATATGATCACCTATGTCGTGATGATTAAGGGATTGTCTGATGTGGGTAGGTTGGAAGAAGCTTGTGGATTAATTAAAGCTATGAAGGGACATGGATGCATACCAAATACGGTTACCTATTCAACTCTTCTTGATGGGATTTGTAGGTTCGGGAATTTGGAAAGGGCACTTGAGTTATTGAGAGAAATGGAAAAAGACGGTGGGCAGTGTAAGCCCAACGTCGTTACATATACTACCGTGGCTCAAAATTTTGTTGAGAAATGTCAGTCAATTGAAGCTTTAAGTATTTTGGACCAAATGAGGGATTATGGGTGTAAACCAAATAGAGTACTTATCTGTACTTTGATTCAGGGTCTTTGCAAAGAGGGGCATATGGAGGAAGCTCATAAGGTCATTAACAGAGTAGCTGATAGTGTTATCCCTTATGATTCTTGCTATAGCTTTTTAGTTCTATCCTTGTTTCGGATTGGAAAAGTCAAGGAGGCAGAAATGTTTTTTAGGAGAATGTTGACTGGTGGCCTAAAGCCTGATGGCATGACCTCAAGCACAATAATACGATGGCTGTGTCAGCAAAATCGGATACTTGATGGATATCAGTTGATTGATGTGATTGAGCAGTCTGCAAGGGTATCTTCTATAGATTCTGATATTTATTCTATACTTATGGCTGGACTATGCAAGGCAAATCATCTTGCGGAAGCTGCTAAGCTTGCTAGTGTGATGGTAGGGAAAGGGATTCAGCTCAAAGGTCCTTGTGTTAAGAATGTAATTGAATGTCTTAGACTTTGTGGGAAAGAGGATTTAGCTTCAAGCATTGGTAACATTAAGAGCTGA